The following are from one region of the Pseudazoarcus pumilus genome:
- a CDS encoding multicopper oxidase family protein: protein MRPPRLTRRHFLAASGAMLAWAALPPMKAWARADEALRLSAGKASFSLEPYGPAEVGGCWGYNGTVPGPVIRVKQGARLRAMLENALAEDTTIHWHGIRLPNAMDGVPHLTQAPVAPGGRFEYDFTLPDAGTYWYHPHANAPEQLGRGLSGALIVEEAEPYPADREILWLLDDWMLDRDANLVGGFDDMHARSHDGRIGNTVTINGRLQDDEPVRPGERIRLRIINAANGRIFRLKFGDLPAHVIALDGQPVAPFEAGRVTLGPGMRADVVLDIAASADMGIDVIDDFYAPAAFRLITLQVAGESVRVAALDSVPPALPPNPVPEPELADAVNHEIEFKGGMMGSLPRDEMIGLMRQGMAWTVNGQPHAPDAHRHEAPLFAVERDATCRLTLINDTRWFHPIHLHGHHFRVLTRDGQPEPHLPLRDTVLMGPQERVEIAFKADNPGDWMIHCHVLEHHAGGMGGVFRVTA from the coding sequence ATGCGCCCACCCCGTCTCACTCGCCGTCACTTCCTCGCCGCCTCCGGCGCCATGCTCGCCTGGGCGGCGCTGCCGCCGATGAAGGCTTGGGCCAGGGCTGATGAGGCCTTGCGGCTGTCGGCCGGCAAGGCTTCGTTCTCGCTGGAGCCCTATGGCCCGGCCGAGGTGGGCGGTTGCTGGGGCTACAACGGCACGGTGCCGGGGCCGGTGATTCGGGTGAAGCAGGGTGCGCGGCTGCGGGCGATGCTGGAGAACGCGCTGGCCGAGGACACCACCATCCACTGGCACGGCATCCGCCTGCCCAACGCGATGGATGGCGTGCCGCATCTGACGCAGGCGCCGGTCGCGCCGGGTGGGCGCTTCGAGTACGACTTCACGCTGCCGGATGCCGGCACCTACTGGTACCACCCCCACGCCAACGCGCCGGAACAGCTCGGGCGCGGGCTCTCCGGCGCGCTCATCGTCGAGGAGGCCGAGCCGTATCCGGCCGACCGCGAGATCCTGTGGCTGCTCGATGACTGGATGCTCGACCGCGACGCCAATCTCGTCGGCGGTTTCGACGACATGCATGCGCGCAGCCACGACGGGCGCATCGGCAATACCGTCACGATCAACGGCCGCCTGCAGGATGACGAGCCGGTGCGCCCCGGCGAGCGCATCCGTTTGCGCATCATCAACGCCGCCAACGGCCGCATCTTCCGCCTGAAGTTCGGCGATCTGCCGGCCCACGTCATCGCGCTCGACGGTCAGCCGGTGGCGCCCTTCGAAGCCGGCCGCGTCACCCTCGGCCCCGGCATGCGCGCCGACGTGGTGCTCGACATCGCAGCATCGGCCGACATGGGCATCGACGTGATCGACGATTTCTACGCCCCCGCGGCCTTCCGCCTGATCACATTGCAGGTGGCCGGCGAGTCGGTGCGCGTCGCCGCGCTCGACAGCGTGCCGCCCGCGCTGCCCCCCAACCCGGTGCCGGAACCCGAGCTGGCCGACGCCGTGAATCACGAAATCGAATTCAAGGGCGGCATGATGGGCAGCCTCCCGCGCGACGAGATGATCGGCCTGATGCGCCAGGGCATGGCCTGGACCGTCAACGGCCAGCCGCACGCGCCCGACGCCCACCGCCACGAGGCGCCGCTGTTCGCCGTCGAGCGCGACGCCACCTGTCGCCTCACGCTCATCAACGACACGCGCTGGTTTCACCCCATTCACCTGCACGGTCACCACTTCCGCGTGCTCACCCGCGACGGCCAGCCCGAGCCGCATCTGCCGCTGCGCGACACGGTACTGATGGGGCCGCAGGAGCGCGTCGAGATCGCCTTCAAGGCCGACAACCCCGGCGACTGGATGATCCACTGCCACGTGCTCGAGCACCACGCTGGCGGCATGGGCGGCGTGTTCCGCGTCACCGCCTGA
- the ahr gene encoding NADPH-dependent aldehyde reductase Ahr — MSRIRAWAAQAAGQPLAPFDYDPGPLAADDVEVAVENCGLCHSDLSVLNNEWMNSVYPVVPGHEIVGRIVAVGSQVRHLRVGQRVGVGWASDSCMHCHSCMSGDHNLCNQTQAVIIGHHGGFAERVRSHAAWAIPLPDGLDAASAGPLLCGGVTVFTPFVEFDVKPTDRVGVVGIGGLGHMAVKFARAWGCEVTAFTSSPSKFEEARGFGAHHVVSSRDSADLARLASTLDFLLVTVNVPMDWNALVATLAPKGRLHVVGAVLEPIPVNAFDLIGAQRSISGSPIGSPATIATMLDFAARHDILPQVERFPMSRVNDALAHLESGKARYRIVLDADFA, encoded by the coding sequence ATGTCACGCATCCGCGCCTGGGCCGCCCAAGCCGCCGGCCAGCCTCTCGCCCCCTTCGATTACGACCCCGGTCCGTTGGCGGCCGACGACGTGGAAGTCGCGGTCGAGAACTGCGGCCTGTGTCACTCCGACCTGTCGGTGTTGAACAACGAGTGGATGAACTCGGTGTATCCGGTGGTGCCGGGGCACGAGATCGTCGGGCGCATCGTCGCCGTTGGCTCGCAAGTGCGCCACCTGCGCGTCGGCCAGCGCGTCGGTGTGGGCTGGGCGTCGGACAGCTGCATGCACTGCCATTCATGCATGAGCGGGGACCACAACCTGTGCAACCAGACCCAGGCGGTGATCATCGGCCACCATGGTGGATTCGCCGAGCGCGTGCGTTCGCACGCTGCGTGGGCCATTCCGCTGCCCGACGGGCTGGACGCCGCCAGCGCCGGCCCGCTGCTGTGCGGTGGCGTGACGGTGTTCACCCCCTTCGTGGAATTCGACGTCAAGCCCACCGACCGCGTCGGCGTGGTCGGCATCGGCGGCCTCGGCCACATGGCGGTCAAGTTCGCCCGCGCCTGGGGCTGCGAAGTCACCGCCTTCACCTCCAGCCCGTCGAAGTTTGAAGAGGCGCGCGGCTTTGGCGCGCACCACGTGGTCTCAAGCCGCGACAGCGCCGATCTGGCACGGTTGGCGAGCACGCTCGATTTCCTGCTCGTCACCGTGAATGTGCCAATGGACTGGAACGCGCTGGTCGCCACGCTGGCGCCCAAGGGGCGGCTGCACGTGGTCGGCGCCGTGCTGGAGCCGATTCCGGTGAATGCCTTCGACCTTATCGGCGCGCAGCGCAGCATTTCCGGCTCGCCCATCGGCTCACCCGCGACGATTGCCACCATGCTCGATTTCGCCGCCCGCCACGACATCCTGCCGCAGGTCGAACGCTTCCCGATGAGCCGCGTGAACGACGCGCTGGCCCACCTCGAATCCGGCAAGGCGCGCTATCGCATCGTGCTGGATGCGGATTTCGCCTGA
- a CDS encoding MFS transporter: MTTPSPDADQPALIDADTPAFRRANVALFIGGFATFALLYATQPLLPELSREFGVGAAWASLAVSAGTGAMAFMLIPASILSDRYGRVRLMKWSLALAAVIALAGAFVTDFTQMIVLRALLGAALAGLPAAAMAYLGEEISPNAQGRAMGLYIGGNALGGMSGRVLGGLLADVGSWRVALAVLGVLGILAAIAFWRALPASSHFRARSVSPRAVCDDARVIFADSHLRWLFACGFLLMGAFFGLYNYAGFRLEAPPYNLAQSAIGAIFLLYLMGSLSSAWAGRLSDRYGRHNVLWAMMVVALVGLATTQFEHLLVVILGIALYTFGYFGAHSTCSGWVGRRAGERRALASALYLSAYYLGSSLVGTFTGLAWDGGGWTGLSLAVGGCLLAALGLALWMRAMTRKS, encoded by the coding sequence ATGACGACACCATCTCCCGACGCCGACCAACCGGCCCTGATCGACGCCGACACGCCGGCCTTTCGCCGCGCCAACGTGGCGCTGTTCATCGGCGGCTTCGCCACCTTCGCGCTGCTCTACGCCACGCAGCCGCTGCTGCCCGAACTGTCGCGCGAGTTCGGCGTCGGCGCAGCGTGGGCGAGCCTGGCGGTGTCGGCCGGCACCGGGGCGATGGCCTTCATGCTGATCCCGGCGAGCATCCTGTCCGACCGCTACGGCCGCGTGCGGCTGATGAAGTGGTCGCTGGCACTGGCGGCGGTGATCGCGCTGGCAGGCGCCTTCGTCACGGACTTCACGCAGATGATCGTGCTGCGCGCCTTGCTCGGTGCGGCGCTGGCCGGCCTGCCGGCGGCTGCGATGGCGTATCTGGGCGAAGAGATTTCGCCCAACGCGCAGGGCCGGGCGATGGGTCTGTACATCGGCGGCAACGCGCTGGGCGGCATGAGCGGGCGCGTGCTCGGCGGCCTGCTGGCGGATGTCGGGTCGTGGCGCGTGGCCCTCGCGGTGCTCGGCGTGCTGGGCATTCTCGCGGCGATCGCGTTCTGGCGCGCACTGCCCGCTTCCAGCCACTTCCGCGCGCGTTCGGTGTCGCCGCGCGCGGTGTGCGACGACGCCCGCGTAATCTTCGCCGACAGCCATTTGCGCTGGCTCTTCGCCTGCGGCTTCCTGCTGATGGGCGCCTTCTTCGGGCTCTACAACTACGCCGGCTTCCGCCTGGAGGCGCCGCCCTACAACCTGGCGCAAAGTGCGATCGGTGCGATCTTCCTGCTCTACCTGATGGGCAGCCTGTCGTCCGCCTGGGCCGGGCGGCTATCCGACCGCTACGGCCGCCACAACGTGCTGTGGGCGATGATGGTGGTGGCACTGGTCGGGCTGGCGACGACGCAGTTCGAGCACCTGCTGGTAGTCATCCTCGGCATCGCGCTGTACACCTTCGGCTACTTCGGCGCCCACAGCACCTGCAGCGGCTGGGTCGGCCGGCGCGCCGGCGAACGCCGCGCGCTGGCGTCCGCGCTGTACCTGTCCGCCTACTACCTGGGCAGCAGCCTGGTCGGCACCTTCACCGGCCTGGCATGGGACGGCGGCGGCTGGACGGGCTTGAGCCTTGCGGTGGGCGGCTGCCTGCTGGCGGCGCTGGGGCTGGCGTTGTGGATGCGGGCAATGACGCGCAAATCGTAG
- a CDS encoding nuclease-related domain-containing protein: MSLPIAQILAPVYTGALILFVLAAIIAIFRLPVVKGWFGEAQGALAKHLLLDKEIYTTLNNITIPTSNGTTQIDHIVVSRYGIFVIETKNMKGWIFGDEKSPQWTQNVFGRRYRFQNPLHQNYRHIRALAEFLQLPDDRFHSVVMFWGNAKLKTPLPDNVLTRGYTGYIKSKQEVLIPDEEVKAIINAVQSGMLPKTRATHRDHVASLKERHESTTTCPRCGNALALRTAKSGANAGKQFYGCSTFPACRFMRKV; this comes from the coding sequence ATGAGTTTGCCCATCGCCCAGATCCTGGCCCCGGTCTATACCGGCGCACTCATACTCTTCGTACTGGCGGCCATCATCGCCATCTTCCGTCTGCCGGTTGTGAAAGGCTGGTTCGGCGAGGCGCAGGGCGCGCTGGCCAAGCATCTCCTGCTCGACAAGGAGATTTACACCACGCTCAACAACATCACGATTCCGACCTCGAACGGCACGACGCAGATCGATCACATCGTGGTGTCGCGCTACGGCATCTTCGTGATCGAGACCAAGAACATGAAGGGCTGGATCTTCGGCGACGAGAAGAGTCCGCAGTGGACACAGAACGTGTTTGGCCGGCGCTATCGCTTCCAGAACCCGCTGCACCAGAACTACCGCCACATCCGCGCGCTAGCCGAATTCCTGCAACTGCCGGACGACCGCTTTCATTCGGTGGTGATGTTCTGGGGCAATGCGAAACTGAAAACGCCACTGCCCGACAACGTGCTGACGCGCGGCTATACCGGCTACATCAAGAGCAAGCAGGAAGTGCTGATTCCCGACGAAGAGGTGAAGGCCATCATCAATGCCGTCCAGTCGGGCATGCTGCCAAAAACGCGGGCGACACACCGCGACCACGTCGCCTCGCTAAAGGAGCGACACGAGAGCACCACGACCTGCCCGCGCTGCGGCAACGCGCTGGCGCTGCGCACCGCCAAATCCGGCGCGAATGCCGGAAAGCAGTTCTATGGCTGCTCGACGTTTCCTGCGTGTCGCTTTATGCGTAAGGTGTAA
- a CDS encoding BrnA antitoxin family protein — protein sequence MSKPKKLIPEFSSEADERAFWEAHDSAEYVDWSAAQSVVLPNLKPTTKTISLRLPQHLLDSIKAAANARDVPYQSLIKVWLQEKVHDR from the coding sequence ATGAGCAAGCCAAAGAAACTGATTCCTGAATTCTCAAGTGAAGCAGACGAACGCGCCTTCTGGGAAGCTCATGATTCCGCCGAATATGTAGATTGGTCGGCGGCGCAGAGTGTTGTTCTGCCGAACCTGAAACCAACTACGAAAACGATCTCGCTGCGACTGCCACAGCATCTGCTCGATTCCATCAAGGCTGCCGCCAACGCGCGCGACGTGCCTTATCAGTCCTTGATCAAGGTGTGGTTGCAGGAGAAGGTGCACGACCGCTGA